In Pseudonocardia sp. C8, one genomic interval encodes:
- a CDS encoding ABC transporter ATP-binding protein yields MTMTSTPHRPALAARSLTLGYGPEQLVVDDLSVAVPQGAVTAIVGPNACGKSTLLRGLARLLRPRSGTVLLDGADIARLPPAALATRLGMLPQQPLAPDGVTVADLVARGRHPHQRWFRQWSVDDEHAVVSALAATGLSDLADRGVDELSGGQRQRVWIALALAQDPATMLLDEPTTFLDLAHQLDVLELLRRLNAEQGRTIVLVLHDLELAARYAHHLIAMRDGRVAAAGPPADVVVEDTVRRVFGVDALITPDPLTGTPLVLPRPRPI; encoded by the coding sequence ATGACCATGACCTCCACCCCTCACCGGCCGGCCCTGGCAGCCCGCAGCCTCACGCTCGGTTACGGACCCGAACAGCTCGTCGTCGACGACCTGTCGGTCGCGGTGCCCCAGGGAGCCGTCACCGCGATCGTCGGCCCCAACGCGTGCGGTAAGTCCACACTGCTGCGCGGGCTCGCTCGGCTGCTGCGCCCCCGGTCGGGCACCGTCCTGCTCGACGGCGCCGACATCGCCCGGTTACCACCGGCCGCCCTTGCGACCCGGCTCGGGATGCTGCCCCAGCAGCCGCTCGCCCCGGACGGGGTCACGGTCGCCGACCTCGTCGCCCGCGGCCGACACCCGCATCAGCGCTGGTTCCGACAGTGGTCGGTCGACGATGAGCACGCCGTCGTGTCGGCGCTCGCCGCGACGGGGCTGTCCGATCTGGCCGATCGCGGGGTGGACGAGCTCTCCGGCGGCCAGCGCCAGCGAGTGTGGATCGCGCTGGCCCTCGCCCAAGACCCGGCGACGATGCTGCTGGACGAGCCCACCACCTTCCTCGACCTCGCCCACCAGCTCGATGTACTGGAACTGCTGCGCCGGCTGAACGCCGAGCAGGGCCGCACGATCGTGCTGGTGCTGCACGACCTGGAGCTCGCCGCCCGCTACGCCCACCATCTGATCGCGATGCGGGACGGGCGCGTCGCGGCCGCCGGACCGCCGGCCGACGTCGTCGTCGAGGACACCGTGCGGCGGGTGTTCGGAGTGGACGCCCTGATCACTCCGGACCCGCTCACCGGGACACCGCTGGTTCTCCCACGACCGCGCCCGATCTGA
- a CDS encoding cytochrome c biogenesis CcdA family protein encodes MTGVGLLTAFLGGLLSLISPCAALLLPSFFAYAFDRVGTLVGRTLTFLAGLLTVLVPLGAGVALVGAMITQYRGAVTAAGGLLLVGFGVLSILGIGFGSTTAGRLAGRIRISGPVSTFTLGTVYGLAGFCSGPLLGSVLTVAAVGSEPGYGAALLAAYAVGMAAPLFVLALLWDRFGLSGKQWLRGREVRLGPLRSHSTSLISGLLFVGIGLLFLLTEGTAGLVAPTTVDQQADLQNTVGDLFGGVPDAAVLLGIVLVALAMMAFRLLRRHGSPAATDEREREGTR; translated from the coding sequence GTGACCGGCGTCGGTCTGCTGACGGCCTTCCTGGGCGGATTGCTGTCCTTGATCAGCCCGTGCGCGGCGCTGCTGTTGCCGTCGTTCTTCGCCTACGCCTTCGACCGGGTGGGAACGCTGGTCGGTCGTACGCTGACGTTCCTCGCCGGCCTGCTGACCGTGCTGGTACCGCTCGGCGCCGGCGTCGCGCTGGTCGGTGCGATGATCACCCAGTACCGGGGTGCCGTGACGGCCGCCGGTGGGCTCCTGCTGGTCGGATTCGGCGTGCTCAGCATCCTCGGGATCGGCTTCGGCAGCACTACCGCGGGCCGGCTCGCCGGGCGGATCCGGATCTCCGGTCCGGTCTCGACCTTCACGCTGGGCACGGTCTACGGTCTCGCCGGCTTCTGCTCCGGTCCGCTGCTCGGCAGTGTCCTGACCGTCGCCGCGGTGGGGTCCGAACCCGGCTACGGCGCAGCGCTGCTGGCCGCGTACGCGGTCGGGATGGCTGCTCCGCTGTTCGTGCTCGCGTTGCTGTGGGACCGCTTCGGGCTGTCCGGCAAGCAGTGGCTGCGCGGCCGGGAGGTGCGTCTCGGACCGCTGCGCAGCCACTCGACGAGCCTGATCTCGGGCTTGCTGTTCGTCGGGATCGGTCTGCTCTTCCTGCTCACCGAGGGCACGGCCGGTCTCGTCGCGCCCACCACGGTCGACCAGCAGGCCGATCTCCAGAACACCGTCGGGGACCTGTTCGGCGGTGTGCCCGACGCGGCCGTCCTGCTGGGGATCGTCCTGGTCGCCCTGGCGATGATGGCGTTCCGGCTCCTGCGTCGCCACGGCTCACCGGCCGCGACCGACGAGCGGGAGCGGGAGGGGACACGATGA
- a CDS encoding rhodanese-like domain-containing protein has product MITVLTVETPSLGDRSYLAHDGEVALVVDPQRDHDRIRALAAETGVRITHVFESHIHNDYVTGGHALARATGAQYLVNADDPVSFERVGLHDGVVVAVGSMRIRALHTPGHTHTHLSFILAGADGEPVAVFTGGSLLYGSTGRPDLLGPEHTADLAHAQWHSARRLAAELPDRTEIYPTHGFGSFCSATQSGGTASTIGAEKRANPALSQDEATWVENLIAGLEDYPAYYAHMEPANLAGPTEIDLSAPAEADPAELRRRIGAGEWVVDLRTRTAFAAGHLAGTVNLGLDGQFVTYLGWLLPWGTPVTLLGETAAEVAEAQRELVRIGIDRPAAIATGKPEDWAGDASLLRGFPQATFADLADRIGRGEPPAVLDVRRAAERAPEYIEGSVGIPIHEVLQRLDEVPPGQVWVHCAAGYRAAIVASLLDARGHDVVAVDDAFGNARAAGLPMAHG; this is encoded by the coding sequence ATGATCACTGTTCTGACCGTCGAGACACCCAGCCTGGGGGACCGCAGCTACCTCGCACACGACGGCGAGGTCGCGCTCGTGGTCGACCCCCAGCGCGATCACGACCGGATACGGGCGCTCGCCGCCGAGACCGGCGTCCGGATCACGCACGTCTTCGAGTCGCACATCCACAACGACTACGTCACCGGCGGGCACGCCCTCGCCCGCGCGACCGGCGCGCAGTACCTGGTCAACGCCGACGACCCGGTCTCCTTCGAGCGCGTCGGCCTGCACGACGGCGTCGTCGTCGCGGTCGGAAGCATGCGGATCCGGGCCCTGCACACCCCCGGGCACACCCACACGCACCTGTCGTTCATCCTGGCGGGCGCCGACGGCGAGCCGGTCGCGGTGTTCACCGGCGGTTCATTGCTCTACGGCTCCACCGGCCGCCCGGATCTGCTGGGGCCGGAGCACACCGCCGACCTCGCCCACGCGCAGTGGCACTCCGCCCGGCGGCTGGCCGCGGAACTCCCCGACCGCACCGAGATCTACCCGACCCACGGGTTCGGCAGCTTCTGCTCGGCCACCCAGTCCGGGGGGACCGCCAGCACCATCGGCGCCGAGAAGCGGGCCAACCCGGCACTGAGCCAGGACGAGGCGACCTGGGTCGAGAACCTGATCGCAGGCCTGGAGGACTACCCCGCCTACTACGCGCACATGGAGCCGGCCAACCTCGCCGGCCCGACCGAGATCGACCTCTCCGCCCCGGCCGAGGCCGACCCGGCCGAGCTGCGCCGCCGGATCGGGGCCGGCGAGTGGGTCGTCGACCTGCGTACGCGTACCGCGTTCGCCGCCGGGCATCTCGCCGGCACCGTCAACCTCGGGCTGGACGGGCAGTTCGTCACCTACCTCGGCTGGCTCCTGCCGTGGGGCACGCCGGTCACGCTGCTCGGCGAGACCGCAGCCGAGGTCGCCGAGGCCCAGCGCGAGCTGGTCCGCATCGGCATCGACCGGCCCGCGGCCATCGCCACCGGCAAGCCCGAGGACTGGGCGGGCGACGCCTCGCTGCTGCGCGGATTCCCGCAGGCGACCTTCGCCGACCTCGCCGACCGCATCGGGCGTGGGGAGCCGCCGGCCGTGCTCGACGTCCGGCGGGCGGCGGAGCGCGCACCCGAGTACATCGAGGGGTCGGTCGGCATCCCGATCCACGAGGTCCTGCAGCGCCTCGACGAGGTTCCGCCCGGCCAGGTCTGGGTGCACTGCGCCGCGGGCTACCGCGCTGCGATCGTCGCGAGCCTGCTCGACGCCCGCGGGCACGACGTCGTCGCCGTGGACGACGCGTTCGGCAACGCCCGGGCGGCCGGGTTGCCGATGGCCCACGGCTAG
- a CDS encoding (2Fe-2S) ferredoxin domain-containing protein translates to MTDPPTRALVLVARPTPSGVDERSLDQLAVDVARRVRATVRVAHLDQLDPSIPAVLDELTATGVTDVLCVPLALPTDRYLRTWIGRAVAHWRSATASPCEVRIASGRTDVTVDAVTRLATTDGEPVTASPSGFAAPAWSVLDVPRRHLFVCRGPRCLVYGAGATHRTLATAARGTTTQVTPCGCLGPCNLGPLVVEGDSWHTQVGAADAATIIADSPSGRRPRRPGSRGLGSDAGPERGRH, encoded by the coding sequence ATGACCGACCCGCCGACCCGCGCCCTCGTGCTCGTCGCCCGGCCGACACCCTCCGGAGTGGACGAACGCTCGCTGGACCAGCTGGCCGTCGACGTGGCCCGCCGGGTGCGCGCCACAGTGCGGGTCGCCCACCTGGACCAGCTGGACCCGTCGATCCCCGCGGTCCTCGACGAGCTCACTGCCACCGGGGTCACCGACGTCCTGTGCGTCCCCTTGGCCCTGCCCACCGACCGCTACCTGCGGACGTGGATCGGCCGGGCGGTCGCGCACTGGCGATCCGCCACAGCCTCCCCGTGCGAGGTGAGGATCGCCTCCGGTCGCACCGACGTCACCGTCGACGCCGTCACCAGACTGGCGACCACCGACGGAGAACCCGTTACCGCGTCCCCGTCCGGGTTCGCAGCCCCCGCCTGGTCGGTGCTCGACGTGCCACGGCGCCACCTCTTCGTCTGCCGCGGGCCGCGCTGCCTGGTGTACGGAGCCGGCGCCACCCACCGCACCCTGGCGACCGCCGCACGGGGAACCACCACACAGGTGACACCGTGCGGATGCTTGGGCCCCTGCAACCTCGGCCCACTGGTCGTCGAAGGCGACAGCTGGCACACACAGGTCGGGGCCGCCGACGCCGCCACGATCATTGCCGACAGCCCGTCCGGTCGCCGCCCCCGCAGGCCCGGATCGCGTGGCCTCGGCTCCGACGCCGGACCGGAGCGAGGCCGGCACTGA
- a CDS encoding FAD/NAD(P)-binding oxidoreductase has translation MSGHRILIVGGGSAGISVAARLRRAGEHDVAVIEPAVTHYYQPLWTLVGGGRAPVEESARPQASVMPKGVTWIRKAAVSVDPDARTVDLVDGTSVEYSYLVMCPGIQLDWAKVTGLSDALGRDGVSSNYRYELAPATWSFVRELRRGSAVFTMPSGPIKCAGAPQKIAYLAADHWRQQGVLRDIDVHLVLPTPGMFGVPEFAAVLERVANRYGIHVHFQSEMTSVDTAKKEIAVVDHAAGDATTTLSYDVLHAVPPQSAPDWVKKTALADPNSPAGYVEIDKHTMQHTRYPNVFALGDAGSSPNSKTGAAIRKQAPVVVENLRAVMAGRAPGARYGGYASCPLTTSRKHMLLAEFDYSMTPTPSLPYIDTIKERRDMWYLKRYGLPALYWNAMLRGLA, from the coding sequence ATGTCTGGACACCGGATCCTGATCGTCGGCGGCGGCAGTGCCGGTATCAGCGTCGCGGCGCGCCTGCGCCGGGCCGGCGAGCACGACGTCGCGGTGATCGAGCCCGCGGTCACGCACTACTACCAACCGCTATGGACCCTGGTCGGCGGCGGACGGGCGCCGGTGGAAGAGAGTGCGCGACCGCAGGCGTCGGTGATGCCCAAGGGGGTCACCTGGATCCGGAAGGCCGCGGTGTCGGTGGATCCGGACGCCCGTACGGTCGACCTCGTCGACGGGACGAGCGTCGAGTACTCCTACCTCGTGATGTGCCCGGGCATCCAGCTCGACTGGGCCAAGGTCACCGGGCTGTCCGACGCGCTGGGGCGGGACGGGGTGTCCAGCAACTACCGCTACGAGCTCGCCCCCGCGACCTGGTCGTTCGTGCGCGAGCTCCGCCGGGGCAGCGCGGTGTTCACGATGCCCAGCGGTCCGATCAAGTGCGCGGGAGCCCCGCAGAAGATCGCCTACCTCGCGGCCGACCACTGGCGGCAGCAGGGGGTGCTGCGTGACATCGACGTGCACCTGGTACTGCCGACCCCGGGCATGTTCGGCGTGCCCGAGTTTGCGGCGGTCCTGGAGCGGGTCGCGAACCGGTACGGCATCCACGTCCACTTCCAGAGCGAGATGACCTCGGTCGACACCGCCAAGAAGGAGATCGCCGTCGTCGACCATGCCGCCGGCGACGCCACGACGACCCTGTCCTACGACGTGCTGCACGCGGTGCCCCCGCAGAGTGCCCCGGACTGGGTGAAGAAGACGGCCCTGGCCGACCCGAACTCGCCCGCAGGCTACGTCGAGATCGACAAGCACACGATGCAGCACACGCGCTACCCGAACGTCTTCGCACTCGGGGACGCCGGCTCGTCACCGAACTCGAAGACCGGCGCCGCGATCCGCAAGCAGGCCCCGGTCGTCGTGGAGAACCTCCGCGCGGTGATGGCGGGCCGTGCTCCCGGTGCCCGCTACGGGGGCTATGCCTCCTGCCCCCTCACGACGTCGCGGAAGCACATGCTGCTCGCCGAGTTCGACTACTCGATGACGCCGACGCCGTCGTTGCCCTACATCGACACGATCAAGGAGCGCCGCGACATGTGGTACCTGAAGCGGTACGGGCTGCCGGCCCTGTACTGGAACGCGATGCTGCGCGGGCTCGCCTGA
- a CDS encoding M56 family metallopeptidase codes for MTIALALLLAAGALGVTGPWYLRPAGNPRVHPALALSAWVVTLVTAASSAVTAAAVLVLPDPSVPDGMLGIAVVCWQAVSRGAELPWLLFARLVAGITLLVLLTRVAALFGRALRTERRHRIDRVGALRAVAEVRDGVWWIPSDDPVAFSVGGGRRGIVVASTGLRRFDADTVAAVLAHERAHVRGRHHLAVALAHAAAAALPHVPLCRQAPGAIGVLCELAADAAAVRRCGPEAVTRAVQVLATGPGAPRGAVGFDAFPEARRSWLSSRRSALLRGAGAAARVTTGGMALVPAALPAAGAIALVLAVCVSA; via the coding sequence GTGACGATCGCGCTCGCGCTGCTGCTCGCCGCCGGCGCGCTGGGCGTGACCGGGCCGTGGTACCTGCGCCCGGCCGGAAATCCGCGGGTGCATCCGGCACTCGCGCTGTCGGCCTGGGTGGTCACGCTGGTGACGGCGGCGTCGTCGGCCGTCACGGCCGCTGCGGTGCTCGTGCTGCCCGATCCCTCTGTGCCGGACGGCATGCTCGGGATCGCGGTGGTCTGCTGGCAAGCGGTGTCCCGAGGCGCCGAACTGCCGTGGCTGCTGTTCGCGCGGCTCGTCGCGGGGATCACGCTGCTCGTGCTGCTGACCCGGGTCGCAGCGCTGTTCGGTCGCGCCCTGCGGACCGAGCGGCGGCACCGGATCGATCGCGTCGGGGCACTGCGCGCGGTTGCGGAGGTGCGCGACGGGGTCTGGTGGATCCCGTCCGACGACCCGGTGGCGTTCTCGGTCGGCGGTGGCCGCCGCGGGATCGTCGTCGCCTCGACCGGGCTGCGCCGGTTCGACGCCGACACGGTCGCGGCAGTGCTCGCTCACGAGCGGGCCCACGTACGGGGGCGGCACCACCTGGCCGTCGCGCTCGCCCACGCCGCGGCGGCGGCGTTACCGCACGTCCCGCTCTGCCGGCAGGCGCCGGGTGCGATCGGTGTGCTGTGCGAGCTCGCGGCCGATGCCGCCGCCGTGCGGCGGTGCGGGCCGGAGGCGGTGACCCGGGCGGTGCAGGTACTGGCGACCGGACCGGGCGCTCCGCGCGGCGCCGTCGGCTTCGACGCGTTCCCCGAGGCCCGGCGGTCCTGGCTGAGCTCCCGGCGCTCGGCCCTGCTGCGCGGCGCCGGTGCGGCCGCCCGGGTCACGACCGGCGGGATGGCGCTCGTGCCCGCCGCACTGCCCGCGGCCGGCGCGATCGCGCTGGTGCTCGCGGTCTGCGTGTCCGCCTGA
- a CDS encoding iron chelate uptake ABC transporter family permease subunit has translation MTAAHGPALVLRRGGFSARVDVRAITVATAGWLLALGVAVCGIAVGDYPMPLDTVLDTIAGNGTMITYDVVVRHRIPRATVGVLVGAAFGISGAILQRLARNPLVSPDVIGINAGAAAGAVLVILVFGGAGFGVTAGALVGAGVAALAVYLIAHRGGFTGYRLVLVGIGVAAILTAVATFLLSRADTNAAYRAAAWQVGSLAGRTWPDVVPAGVAVAVLAPVAVGLVRMLRLLELGDDLARSLAPRLEPPRIGLLAAAVGLAALATASAGPIGFVALVAPLIVRRLLCGRPPGLLPSAAVGALVVNGADLVARTAFSPYELPAGVLTALVGAPLLVSLLVRANKIGASG, from the coding sequence GTGACCGCCGCTCACGGGCCGGCCCTGGTGCTGCGTCGCGGCGGCTTCTCGGCCCGGGTCGACGTGCGCGCGATCACCGTCGCGACGGCGGGGTGGCTGCTGGCGCTGGGCGTGGCGGTGTGCGGGATCGCCGTCGGCGACTACCCGATGCCGCTGGACACCGTGCTCGACACGATCGCCGGGAACGGCACCATGATCACCTACGACGTCGTGGTGCGGCACCGCATCCCACGCGCGACGGTCGGAGTGCTGGTCGGGGCGGCGTTCGGGATCTCCGGGGCGATCCTGCAACGGCTCGCGCGAAATCCACTGGTCAGCCCGGACGTCATCGGGATCAACGCGGGAGCTGCGGCCGGGGCGGTCCTGGTGATCCTGGTGTTCGGCGGCGCAGGGTTCGGCGTGACGGCCGGCGCGTTGGTCGGCGCCGGGGTGGCCGCGCTGGCGGTGTACCTGATCGCGCACCGCGGCGGGTTCACCGGCTACCGGCTGGTGCTGGTCGGGATCGGCGTCGCGGCGATCCTGACCGCGGTCGCCACCTTCCTGCTCAGCCGGGCCGACACCAACGCCGCCTACCGGGCCGCGGCCTGGCAGGTCGGCAGCCTGGCCGGTCGGACCTGGCCGGATGTCGTGCCGGCCGGGGTCGCGGTCGCCGTTCTGGCCCCGGTGGCGGTCGGGCTGGTACGGATGCTGCGCCTGCTGGAGCTGGGCGACGATCTGGCCCGGTCGTTGGCCCCGCGCCTGGAGCCACCCCGGATCGGGTTGCTGGCCGCCGCGGTCGGGCTCGCGGCGCTGGCCACCGCGTCGGCCGGGCCGATCGGATTCGTCGCCCTGGTCGCCCCACTGATCGTGCGGCGCCTCCTCTGCGGCCGTCCGCCAGGATTGCTGCCCTCGGCCGCCGTCGGGGCTCTGGTCGTCAACGGTGCCGACCTGGTCGCCCGGACCGCGTTCAGCCCCTACGAGCTACCGGCCGGCGTGCTCACCGCGCTGGTGGGCGCCCCGCTGCTGGTGTCCCTTCTGGTGCGGGCCAACAAGATCGGAGCAAGCGGATGA
- a CDS encoding FecCD family ABC transporter permease: MLPAPMALPCAVVVLVAATVLSLKVGGAAVSWRALADGLVRFSGTESDLVVRHVRLPRTLAGLAAGAALGVAGCVAQGLTRNPLAGPGTLGVNAGASFAIVAVMLAFGAEDLGAYVWAGFAGGAVAALAVYAIGATGRGGASPVKLAMAGAAVSALLLAMVNALVLLDHDLFARFRFWTIGSLTRADLATVGQAVPFLAAGLLVAVVLIRRLDALALGDDTARSLGARPTVVRVTGLVAVVVLAGTAVALAGPVAFVGLVAPHVARGLAGTAHRWVLPLSGLVAATVALLADVAGRVLIAPEEIQLGITAALVGGPFFLHLVRTRKVPAL, encoded by the coding sequence GTGCTGCCCGCGCCGATGGCGTTGCCCTGCGCGGTCGTCGTGCTGGTCGCGGCCACGGTGCTGTCGCTCAAGGTCGGTGGGGCCGCGGTGTCCTGGCGGGCGCTCGCCGACGGGCTCGTGCGGTTCTCCGGTACCGAGTCCGATCTGGTCGTGCGGCACGTCCGGCTGCCACGGACGCTGGCCGGGCTGGCGGCCGGGGCCGCGCTCGGGGTCGCGGGCTGCGTGGCCCAGGGGCTGACCCGCAATCCCCTCGCGGGCCCGGGCACGCTCGGTGTGAACGCCGGCGCCTCGTTCGCGATCGTGGCGGTGATGCTCGCCTTCGGTGCCGAGGACCTCGGTGCCTACGTGTGGGCCGGGTTCGCCGGTGGTGCGGTCGCCGCGCTCGCGGTCTACGCCATCGGCGCCACCGGCCGCGGCGGGGCGAGCCCCGTGAAGCTGGCGATGGCGGGCGCTGCGGTGTCGGCGCTGCTGCTGGCGATGGTCAACGCGCTGGTCCTGCTCGACCACGACCTGTTCGCCCGGTTCCGGTTCTGGACGATCGGCTCGCTGACCCGCGCGGACCTGGCGACGGTCGGGCAGGCCGTACCGTTCCTGGCGGCCGGTCTGCTTGTCGCGGTCGTGCTGATCCGGCGGCTCGACGCGCTCGCCCTCGGTGACGACACCGCTCGCAGCCTCGGTGCCCGCCCGACCGTAGTCCGGGTCACCGGGCTGGTCGCGGTGGTGGTGCTGGCCGGGACGGCGGTCGCGCTGGCCGGTCCGGTCGCGTTCGTCGGGTTGGTCGCCCCGCACGTGGCCCGCGGTCTGGCCGGGACGGCCCATCGGTGGGTGCTGCCGCTGTCCGGGCTGGTCGCGGCCACGGTGGCGCTGCTGGCCGACGTCGCCGGCCGGGTGCTGATCGCCCCGGAGGAGATCCAGCTGGGGATCACCGCGGCTCTCGTCGGCGGCCCGTTCTTCCTGCACCTGGTCCGGACCCGGAAGGTCCCGGCGCTGTGA
- a CDS encoding BlaI/MecI/CopY family transcriptional regulator, whose amino-acid sequence MPGLGELESRVMAALWDAHGPQTVRAVHTALSGERSLAYTTVMTVLDNLHGKGWVHRYREGRAWAYVPARAREEAGAEMLREILDSLGDPQGVLLHFARGMDERESEFLRRALSEEEAE is encoded by the coding sequence GTGCCGGGACTGGGCGAGCTCGAGAGTCGGGTGATGGCCGCACTCTGGGATGCGCACGGCCCGCAGACCGTCCGGGCGGTGCACACCGCCCTGTCCGGTGAGCGGTCGCTGGCCTACACGACCGTCATGACCGTGCTGGACAACCTGCACGGCAAGGGCTGGGTGCATCGCTACCGGGAGGGCCGGGCCTGGGCCTACGTCCCGGCACGGGCCCGGGAGGAAGCCGGTGCCGAGATGCTCCGCGAGATCCTCGACTCGCTCGGCGATCCGCAGGGCGTGCTGTTGCACTTCGCTCGCGGCATGGACGAGCGCGAGTCCGAGTTCCTGCGCCGAGCCCTGTCGGAAGAGGAGGCCGAGTGA
- a CDS encoding ABC transporter substrate-binding protein gives MPALSGHRRRLIITLSCAAALVLTACGGPPRPGAVMASGAVTETNCGLPVTVPEPPRRIYALYQPAIEMVHALGVTDRVVGTAFLDAQVLPDYAPAQAEMDYLPELPSREALLAATPDFVVSGYNGVFATSGSETLGTRGDLARLGVQSWVFGPLCPSADGLADEAIDPRAVTMDNVYADVRGLGRLFGVSERAEQVVAEMRRRLDSVRSRTADMPVVRVAVISPKDDGTFSVAGGQDFVTRILEMAGAGNVFADLRAKRNIPVGVEEIIARNPDVILTSTCCDGTYTRADGEPDAQKLRDNPALAQVNAVRDGRVHPFLFADRAAGVRVPHAVETVADLVHPR, from the coding sequence GTGCCCGCGCTGTCCGGTCACCGCCGCCGGCTGATCATCACCCTGAGCTGTGCCGCCGCGCTCGTCCTGACCGCCTGCGGTGGACCGCCCCGGCCCGGAGCCGTGATGGCGTCGGGAGCGGTGACGGAGACGAACTGCGGTCTGCCGGTGACCGTGCCGGAGCCACCGCGGCGGATCTACGCGCTGTACCAGCCGGCGATCGAGATGGTGCACGCGCTCGGGGTGACCGACCGAGTGGTCGGCACGGCGTTCCTGGACGCCCAGGTGCTGCCCGACTACGCGCCGGCGCAGGCGGAGATGGACTACCTGCCGGAGCTGCCGAGCCGGGAGGCGTTGCTGGCCGCGACGCCCGATTTCGTGGTGTCCGGGTACAACGGGGTGTTTGCCACCTCCGGGTCCGAGACCCTCGGCACCCGCGGCGACCTAGCCCGGCTCGGGGTCCAGAGCTGGGTGTTCGGCCCGCTGTGCCCGTCCGCGGACGGGTTGGCCGACGAGGCCATCGACCCCCGCGCGGTGACCATGGACAACGTCTACGCCGACGTGCGCGGGCTGGGGCGGCTGTTCGGGGTGTCCGAGCGGGCCGAGCAGGTGGTCGCCGAGATGCGCCGGCGGCTGGACTCCGTGCGATCGCGGACCGCGGACATGCCGGTCGTGCGGGTTGCGGTGATCAGTCCCAAGGACGACGGCACGTTCAGCGTCGCCGGCGGCCAGGACTTCGTGACCCGGATCCTGGAGATGGCCGGCGCCGGGAACGTGTTCGCCGACCTCAGGGCGAAGCGCAACATCCCGGTCGGGGTCGAGGAGATCATCGCCCGCAACCCGGACGTCATCCTCACCTCCACCTGCTGCGACGGCACCTACACCCGGGCAGACGGCGAGCCGGACGCGCAGAAGCTGCGCGACAACCCGGCGCTGGCTCAGGTGAACGCGGTGCGGGACGGGCGGGTGCATCCGTTCCTGTTCGCCGATCGTGCCGCGGGAGTCCGCGTGCCGCACGCCGTGGAGACGGTCGCCGACCTCGTGCATCCGCGGTGA
- a CDS encoding DsbA family protein: MAIVAVLVVVAVALIGYLVTGGPGSDPAEDTEAAPAAPSGASAEVGPLGDIARRQEGDPLALGRADAPVVMTIFSDYRCPFCAKFSRETEQQLIDEYVDDGRLRLEWRDYPIFGPESTVAAHAGRAAALQGMFWEYNRALYADTPERAKPDLPEDKLIAYAEQIGVPDMARFRADMDSPEVAGAVDRDLDEGSALGVPSTPSFVVNGYPIMGAQPVERFRAQIDRALAAAS, encoded by the coding sequence GTGGCGATCGTCGCCGTCCTGGTGGTCGTGGCCGTCGCCCTGATCGGGTACCTGGTCACCGGCGGGCCCGGCTCGGACCCGGCCGAGGACACGGAGGCCGCACCGGCTGCGCCGTCCGGGGCGAGCGCCGAGGTCGGGCCGCTGGGCGACATCGCCCGCCGGCAGGAGGGCGACCCGCTCGCGCTGGGCCGGGCCGACGCGCCAGTGGTTATGACGATCTTCTCCGACTACCGCTGCCCGTTCTGCGCGAAGTTCAGCCGGGAGACCGAGCAGCAGCTGATCGACGAGTACGTCGACGACGGCCGGCTGCGGCTGGAGTGGCGGGACTATCCGATTTTCGGGCCGGAATCCACGGTCGCCGCGCACGCCGGTCGGGCGGCCGCGTTGCAGGGAATGTTCTGGGAGTACAACCGGGCGCTCTACGCCGACACACCCGAGCGCGCCAAGCCCGACCTGCCGGAAGACAAGCTGATCGCCTACGCCGAGCAGATCGGTGTCCCGGACATGGCGAGGTTCCGCGCCGACATGGACTCGCCCGAGGTGGCAGGGGCGGTGGACAGGGATCTCGACGAGGGCAGCGCGCTCGGCGTGCCGAGCACTCCGTCGTTCGTGGTGAACGGGTACCCGATCATGGGCGCGCAGCCGGTCGAACGGTTCCGTGCGCAGATCGACCGGGCGCTGGCGGCCGCGTCGTGA
- a CDS encoding glutaredoxin domain-containing protein produces MLLLGAVMGGLLVRQSVLIAVIVATVLFSVAYWMAPWRGGRSIGHDELDSLPAEQRRVVIYWRPGCAACSSLRHALGRHRANAVWVNIWQDEGAAAFVRSVNGGDETVPTVVIDDEPYTNPPHRLVLEHVREPG; encoded by the coding sequence ATGCTGCTGCTCGGCGCCGTCATGGGCGGACTGCTGGTTCGTCAGTCCGTCCTGATCGCCGTGATCGTGGCGACGGTCCTCTTCTCCGTCGCCTACTGGATGGCGCCGTGGCGGGGCGGCCGATCGATCGGACACGACGAGCTGGACTCGCTGCCGGCCGAGCAGCGACGCGTGGTGATCTACTGGCGCCCCGGCTGCGCGGCGTGTTCGAGCCTCAGGCACGCCCTCGGCCGGCACCGTGCCAACGCCGTGTGGGTCAACATCTGGCAGGACGAGGGCGCTGCCGCCTTCGTCCGGAGCGTCAACGGCGGTGACGAGACCGTGCCGACGGTGGTCATCGACGACGAGCCGTACACCAACCCGCCCCATCGTCTGGTTCTCGAGCATGTCCGCGAGCCGGGCTGA